A segment of the Coffea arabica cultivar ET-39 chromosome 8c, Coffea Arabica ET-39 HiFi, whole genome shotgun sequence genome:
CTTTGTTCAAGTGTTAGAGACTCTCTTTCTTGGGTTAAGATCCGAACACTAAATTAGCGTGTTTGAATAGTAAATTATTTGGAACATTTTTACGAAATATTACTATAGTACTTTTGTaatatgatgtatatgagataaaaaatcgattaaaaaataaaaaatatgattgaataaaaacatatttatactataaacaatttctttttcttttttggcaaaTAAGGAAATATCCAAACAATGGAAGTACATATTTCATAGACGAACCTAACTTAATTACAGTCCTAGTTACTCTGATCAATCTTCTTCCTAGAGCTGTAAGTATATTTATCAGGGAGGTCCACATGCTTTATAGGGTGGGGTTGATTAGGTTTTCGAAATAACAGCCCAGATGGATTTCCTTTCCTGATCCTTCTAGGCAGCTGTTTGATGTTTATATAATCCATCATTCTTTTGATAGATAAGGTGCCATCTcaattgaattaatttttttctttgcaaCTTCGTGACAAAAACTATGCGTTTCTCCATGCCTACTGTGTAATGACTAAAACAGATAAAATTGGCATATGTAAGTTAAAAGGTGTTCAGAAAATATTCTCAATGCAATCCCTTATTTCTTTGACAGTGATAGAGAGGCTATTCTCCAGATTTACTTTACGTATTTATCTGCATTtgtttctattttctctcaGAATTTTCCTTGCAACAATTTAATCAAAGCCTCATTTTCACTAGAAGTTGAAAATTATCCATCCGAGTGCTAGAGTGTGGTTtttgaaagctgaaaattccAAAAGAAAACGTTTTGAACCTAAAATGTTGCATGACTATTATCCAAGTATTTTGTTACAGGGACAGAAGATAATGTCGTGCATGTATAGTGACAAAAGAAATAATGATcagtaaattttaaaaatagaaacaagaacaatgtttttttttttttttttcaaaaaaccccTTCTAGTACCACCCATTTCAAAAAAGAATGAAGGCATAACCTAGGGAATAAAGTGTTTTAAATTagagtttaaaaataaaaaatggaaattaagatATAGTTTAGGAACTAAAGTATCCTAATTTATAGGTTAGAGATTAAAGTGGATATTGGGATATAGTTGAAGGATGTAAAAGAGCGGGCTTTGTTAAGTGAGTATAAATTATCAAACAACTAATATGAGTATTAGTGGGCTTTGTTACCTTTGTATTGAAGGATATGTCAAATCCATGAAGTCTTGATCGACAGTACCCTTGTTTCACTCTCAAGTTTCAATTTTGtctgatttcttttcacatttgAATTCAACTAATCAATAATGGACTTGTCTGAGGTAGTTTGGATTGAATGCCAAGTGCAAGACCACGTCCATTTCCTGGCGGAAACTACTGAAATGGAAAAGTTGGAGCCAAAAGATTCAGTAAAGAAATGGACTTAATCTTGACAACTAGGACAGGAGAGTGATCAAACGTAATGTTCTTCGATGTTTCAAAGATTAACCAAATTTAAAGTCGAGAATTAATGCTGAACTAGACGAACTTAATCTTCtatgcattatttttttttcaagatgcAGCTGGGTCTGCACGTTAGTTAggttttgggataatttcagaaacctcccctgataTTTTTGATAATTGCAGAGAGCTCCCCTCAAGTTTATTaaattacacctacctcccTTGCTTTTACTATTTATATAGCAATGTAGGCCCAAGAGgctatattttttctcaaaaatcctaaactaccctttttgtataaaaataaaacaaaaattattttgccaaaaaccaaaATTCTATTTTACAACTAATCAtaccctaaacttcaaacccaaTGTTCACACCttctcaaaacaaaataatcTAACCTATCATCAAACCTTCAAACAAATTAACATCTTAAATACAAAGGAAAAACTCTATCTCCATAGCGAAACCACAACCAACAATTGTCAAGcataaaaagaaatatgaatTTACTTATTAACATCTTAAAAAGTTTTTTGGATGGATGATgacaaattaacaaaatttaccAATTTCagtccctctttcttttttggcCAATGATTGCATTATTTgttctattattattattattattgtgtgCATCTTTATCTCCTTTTAGTTTGACCATGAAATCGGATTTTATTTCAACCATCAAATCTAATCTCTCAACTAAACTTGTGATTTGGCAAAtctaaagagaagaaaaggaggaATAGGAATATATAATAGAGTTTGAGTGATCACTTGTGGTATGATTGGCTACAGTTATAAGCAATGGTTGGTGATAATTTGACAGCAAATTATAAGAGGAAGGGGTTGATGGATGAGAATGGAGTGACAATGAGTAAGAGAAAATCGTCGTTGGCTATAACTTATAAACATGATAACCAAAAAAGTcaggtttctttttctttttttaaatctcatttcaatataCTATGAATTATTTATTAAGTGAAGATCATTATAGTCATTTATTGTGACAaaggaggttagtgtaatttgtaaaatcTAAGGGGAGTCGAGTGAAATTGTCATAAtcctcaagggaggtttgtgaaattatcccttaggTTTTAGAAGAATGATACACCACGCAAAAGACAAGAGAAAAACACCTGGATTGGtcattgacttttttttttttttttgcccccgCGTGAATGGTCCAGCGGCAGCGCCTCTTACCAGTGAACCTtgaggtcacaagttcgagtctccGCTCCGCTAGATTCCTCCGCGCACTTAACTTGTCGAGCCCCGTAAGGGTTGAGCCGAACACCCTTGTGtcgactaaaaaaaaaatactttttttcATAACTAGTACGATTTTTTATTGGTCCGGGATCCATTAGGGGACCAAGAGTTTGACTTTCAATCTTTGTTTATGTATTAGAGACTCTATTTCTTGAACGCAATGTAGATTTATATTTTGTCGTGGATCCCATAAATAGtgttaaaaataatatataccatttgatctgagttttatatatatacatattttaaCAAATCATGGCCCTCAAAAATAATAGATGTAGGATTTTAGCTGGGGGATTAGTGAATGGTCAAATACATGGTATGCCAAAAAAAATGTATAGCAAATAAAGCATAATAAGCTTTAAGTGGAAGTATATTAGACGATAAGTAGCAATAAGATGTTTTTCGTTGTAaaagataaaatataaaattatgaATCTCTACTATGAATTAAATCAATAGCCAAATAAATAATACAATTTCCTACATTAGTACATTTGTAATAATCATTATAATATAAGAAATtctaaagtgaaaaaaaaaaaaaaagaactcgcCTTGGAACAATTGAGTTTAGGGAAGAGTGGATGCTTGATATGAATTTGATAAAGTTGGAGAAGAATGATGCTTTATATAATGGACATATTTGTAACTAATTCTCCAGCTGTTTTtaaactcaaatcagtccaatgTGAATGAAATTGCACCAGtgtttgaatttctttttgtttgttttttgttttctcttttgtatAGGGTTGATTTAGTTGctatctaaaaattatattaatcatagctaatttaagaaaattaagaatttCTTTGTTATAGAACACTTGCCCAAAGAGAAATTAGtgtttctttaattgttaatttaaATTTGTACTAAAATACTAGTTGTATACTAACATTACAGTTATACTAATCCCATTCTAAGATATGAAAACTAAGAACTGAATTGTTACAAGAGAGAAATTTAAGGACATAAAAGAATAAGGGACAAAGCAATATATTAAACGAAGAAGATGTGTAATTTCACTTAAAATGTAACACTCCCTATAGCGTTTTTTAGAAAATTCTGGGGGACGGGCATGTCGTCCCTAGCCCTCAATCTTCAAGATTGGTTGCTACTGGAATGGTTCCTACTTCCTACCCTTAGTTCTTGTTTATAATTCCTGCCCCCAACTCCTACTACTTTTCGCGTGTTGGATGCTTTTTGCCTAGCATTAATAATCGTACAATGTTAAGCTAGTGGAAGCCATGAAAGCGCAGAAAATTACCTTGACCCGGATTTTGCACGTGTCATCAGCCCAATTGAGCATATGTTAAGCATCATAACCAGACAAAATTATCTTGCTTGCCACTGGGGATGTCCCCATTGTACACAAAATTTGTACATGTCATTTCATTATTAAAGTGTTTGTTTGTAGTATTTTGCGTTTTCAAGCTTTTACTTGCAACAATCtgatttaaaaattttcttttattggaTTTTAGTGTTTCGTTTGCCATTTGGTGATGGAGGGCTCACTTGCACTCTTTCGTCGGTTAATGCTAATAAAGGCTAATGACTGCAATTCGCACATAGACTCATTTTTTAAGGTTCTATGCATAAATTGAAGGGTATGCAGTTTGCTCTGGCTCTCTTGCGGCTCGATTGCGAGTTCagggagaaagaaagaagagtgAGGAGAAAAAGAGGGAGAATTTTCGAATATTCGAAGTCGTGCAAGTTCGGGAGAATGAAATGATTTGGGACAACCCATGTTGCTaacaaaaattctaatttcttttATGGCTCCAACTTGTGTGAATAAGAGGGAGAAATTTCGAATATTCGAAGAAGTCATGCAAGTTCGGGAGAATGAAATGATTTGGGACAACCCATGTTGCTaacaaaaattctaatttcttttATGGCTCCAACTTGTTGAATAAGGGGGAGAAATTTCGAATATTCGAAGAAGTCGTGCAAGTTTGGGAGAATGAAATGATTTGGGACAACCCATGTTACTAACAGAAATTCTAATTTCTTTTATGGCTCCAACTTGTTGAAAAAATCACTTGCATGGCCCAAATCTTTCCATTTCCATTCTCTTCTTTCCCATGAAAACTCTCAACTGTGCCTGCTATTAAGTTGAGACCAATTTGAGTAATGCACTACTCaaactaaaaaacaaaaaatcgaGCTCATTGAACTCTTATTAGTCAAGCCGGTTTGAGTcacataaattaataaattctatacATACAAAGAACATATGTATCATATACTCAACCAAATTCAAAGAGTTTTGCCTCAAGGTAGGAAAATGTCAAAGGAAGTAAAAAGGctgaagcaattaactactgaAAGTTTTGTTCCCATGCCAGATTACGAAGATCAAGCTAGATGGATTGCAAGTGGCAATGGTTTTTTTTCTGCTAAATCAGCTTTGAAGGCAATCAAATGTAGAAACCCAACTTTGGAATGGTACAAATTGGTTTGGGGTAAAAATCATATACCAAGATGCTCCTTTATCTTATGGCTACTTTGTAAAAGAAGATTGGCAACAGTGGATAGATTGAGAAAGTGGGGCTTGAAGGTGAAATCAACAACTTGTGTTTTCTATGCAACAGCTGAGAAAAGTATGGTTCAACTATTCTTTGATTGCACAGTTACTCAAAGAATTTGGCAAAAGGTGCAAAACATGTGTGGTGTATTTAGAAGTAAACTCTCTTGAGATTGTGAAATCGCTTGGCTTGCTCATCACTGGTCAAAGGATTCATTCTGCAATCAATTCAAGAGGACAGCTTTAACAGTAACAGAGTATACCATTTGGAGAATTCGAAATGAAATTAGATTCCATTCAAAGCAGAGATTAGATGTGGCTATTTTTGAAACCATTATTAACACAGTCCATTATAAAGCCGTTTCTTGGGACATAATtcttagggctaaggagaattGGAGGATGTTGGTGGAGTGGGGGATCCCTACCAAAATTTTTGATATAGCATGTATTAGTAGAGTTTCAAAAATATACTATAGGAAGGAGTGTAATAGTGATGTTAAGAAGATCTGTGTGTAATATGATTTCttgatattaataaaatttaccatttaaattttaaaaaaaaattcaaagagtTTTCAAAGTTGTTAgagttgaaaattttaaaactataatgtTGATATGAAAgcttatatgtatatgtatctCCCTTTGTCAAACTAAAAGATTTTGTTGTTTCCTCGAGCCGAGTTTTGACCAATCAACTCCAGTACGTTTACACCTTCACTCGCAAACATCATATGATTAACATTTCTTCctatttctcttttttcttacCCAATCGGCAACTCTAAAAGTAGGTTGTCAATTTGCAGTCATAGATGAGGTGATGAAAGTTCATAGATGCGCCTAATTCGCAGTCCCAAGTACTCTCATCAGATCGCCTCCCTAGAGTTGTGAGTATATTTATTAGGGAGGTCCACAACCTTTATTGGATGCTCTCATTAGGCTATCGAAATAACAGCCCAGATGGATTTTCTTTCCTCATCCACCTAGGTAGCTGGTAAATGTTTATACAATCGGTTTTTCCTCTGAGATATAAATGCCTTTCGAATTCAATTAATTTTTATGCAACTCCCTGACAAAGACTATACGTTTCTCCATGCCTACgactaatttttatcaatgcTTCATTTTCTCTAGAAGTTGAAAGTAATCCATCCCAAGTGTTTTAATGTGGTCTTTTgaaacttaaaaagaaaatgttttGAACCTAAAACGTTGCACGACTATGATCCAAATATCTcttgttaacaaaaaaataatgttaaaaaACAGTGATTAgcaaatgttaaaaaaaaaatgattctgAAGATGCCAAGACAGCAATCCAAGAATGATTTGTCTGAGTGGTTAATGAACTTCATCACAGGTGAAGCAAATGAACACTAACACCTGAGCATTGCATGACCATCACTGCTGATGATATTGCCTATGCCCATGCTAAGCAGTGTGTAATATTTTTCTCCAAAGCATAACATAGTATGCTATTATTTCTTTTGGGGTCATAAATTAATTGAacttttttccctctcttttgtTTCAGAGATGCAATAGTTGCACGCCCACACTTCAAAATGAGGGGAACAAAAGGAATGCAAAAGTTACATAAAGATATATCTTAGCAacttaaaattaaaaagaaaaaaaaaaccacaaagTAATGCTCCTAAAATTGGAGCATTTGGTTAGAAGTGACAGATTTTATGAAATTTGGGGGTGTTGATCTGTCTACAAATAGAGTGGAATTGGGCCTGCATGCTTGTATGATCCACACAAATTGCACGTCCAACATGATTCTAACTATTaacagaaaagagaaaaaaaaaaaaaaaaaaaacatatgacTCTAAGTGTAAGAGTCTTGGATCAtccttttaaaaaaagaaaaaagaaaaaatattatttgcactctattttttgttattaaactTTCATCATTTGTTTCGTCATATGATGTAATAAATGAAAACTATATGATTAAAATGACTGTAGAAGTATgattaacaaaaatgagagtgtatataatatttctcaaaaaaaaaaaattaaagttggTTTCTTCATCCTTTTATGTGATAACGCATTGTTTTAGGACAACTGGGCACGATATCTGTAGTCCAAACAGAACAGGTAAAGCATACTAGCATCATCAATAGGTGAATATTGTGCTGTAAAAGAAAAGACGGGGAATTTCCAATATCTTTCAACTCAAATTTGTACCTTTGTTTCTATTCATCATACCATCGTTGAAAAATTGAGTGTTATACCGTTAACTATGTCCTCGCACAAGCATAAAACTTTGGTTGTGTAGTCCATAACTTCAATGATGACTGAATAAAGCAAATAGGAAACATTTTTTTCCCCCTGATAGAACTGTGAAAACTGGAGTTCTCGGCTAAGATCCAGAAGAACTGAACAAATCTTGATTTCTGTCCTGGGTTGTTCCCGGCTTCTTTCTTAATTCTTTGGTACTTTTCTACCAACTTCTACGGATTCTTCCACTGATCTTCATCAATGCACCGCAGACATTGAATACCTGCACACACGAGCTTCAGTATAAACAAGGCCGGATCGACAAAAATAACCTTTCTCGGGGCTACAATGTCTGTCCTGCGAGCAAATACATTGCCCCTCTAGAGCACAGCCATCAGCTTTGTTTGATTGTCTCCCAAACAATATTTGATCCGACCATTCACTAGAGAACATGTTTTGAGGATCTAATTGCTCCTTTGCAGCAACAAATCTGTTAAAATTGGGATACTTATTTTGCACATCCAAAAATGCCACATTTCTGTTCTTAGCCCAGTGAGGCCTAGCACCATACTTAATAAAAGCCATTTGCTCCACTTCTTCCCAAACATCTTGGTTCAACCGTGGAGTTGAAGGATCATCAGCTCGATAATAGTTAAAATCTACCACCACTGAGTCTTCAGATTGTCCTAGATATGCTTTTGATGCTTTGATAAAACGTATCAGAAAACCATTATAGATGTCCACCCCAcagaaattttctggtttcaagtCCCTCAGTTTTCTCACGTCACGTAGAAAATCAATAAATTTTGTAGCTGGAAATATTGCTGTTGACTCATAAAAGAATAGCCCTTTAATTCTTGGATCCCAAGAACATGCCTGGTCAATTCTTGCAGGTGATGAATTTAAACAAGAACCTGAAGTCTGCATTTTTCCTTGTCGACCCACTACTGGATATCCAGTAAAGATAAGGTTGTTCTTTAATCCATTTGCTGTTAATTTCTTGTAAGCCACGAAAGAAGATGCTAATGTGCATTTGCCATTGACATTTCTTgcgttttcaaatgatttctCTGCTCATACatcaaatgaaacaaaagtaaagTCAAATTACACCACTAAATAAACAATCAATCACCATAATATATAAGactcttttcatttttattttcagaATCTGTCTAATACATGTAGGTTGGTTACATCTAGAGTCcttcaagttttttcaaaatattgggGCTTGTTCTCGATTGATTATTTTACCTGATCATATATTTTGATTTtggataattaatttttttgatgtTCTCATCTACATTAGTATTTAGATTATAGATTTCTTAATacctaaaaaaactaaaatccaTAATCTAATAGCTTTATTTTCTATAATGACTTTTCATAATCAAATATTGCAAAATTTAAAGCAAACAAGAACAAGGCCTAAGTTTCAGTCATCAAATTTTTGTATCCCATCTATTTAGCCTTTAAGGTACTTTTCAAGTTAACTTCACCTGAAGTTAAAGAACTTTTTCAGAAATTTTGTATTGGCCAATTTTGTAAACCTGTCCTTAGTGCTCCGCATGCTTAATGTTATCCTAAACAAACTTCCACCTGCCTTGGTCATTGTTTTGATCTATTCAAAGTCCACTTTTGAGGCTTTGTGGACTAAATTAAAGAAcgacaatcactaattcaagaaTTAAATAAGTTTTGTAAAAAGCTGATGACCCAATACAATATGCTATGAAATGTACGTTGATTGGTCATAAAAAGTGAGGTAGAAGGTCTAAAGATAGAAAAATCATGATACCTGATGCTCGAACTGACTGGGAGAGAAGAATTGCATTGGGTTGGAAACCTATGAAATCATTGACTCCATTACCAGCAGTACTCAATGGAACCCTATCATCATATCTGTACACAACAGTATGTCTGGACGGATACCATTGAATATCTCCAAATTCGTGTTTCTTTGCATGGTCGAACACTTGATCTTCAATATGATCATCACTTGTAAAGTTGTAAGTAATACTGCGTTTGAAAGCCGGCTCCAAAGAAAAGGTTACCTATAATAAATTAGTATATATGCAAATGAGGTGATCAGGATATATAGTAGTCTATTTATTACAGTATCAGTCAAATCATTGAAGTCTTGGTGTTGAATGAACCCTTCCGGTTATTGCATTCTCAAGTCTCAACCTTGTAATTTATCTGATTTTTTGTTCATATTTCCTAGCCATCAACTAATCAGATATGGGTTTGTCTTAGGCAATTTAGATTGAAGCCAAAAGTGCAAAAGCATGATCGATTTCCTGACTGAAAGTACTAAGATGGAAAAACTATATGAACAAGGCATGAGATTTAGAAAAGAAATGGATCGGACTTAATTAATCTTATCTTAACAAGTAGGACCAGAAAGTGATGAGACTTAATGCTCTTCATTTTCAACCATAAACCAAATTTAAAGTTTAGAGTTAATGCTGAAGTGGATGAACCTGCAACTAAATATTGGACAACTAAATATTTCTCTAAcatgtatggttaatataagTAAATTCTAAACACTCTATTGTGATTTTTAATCTTTGATTGATTGTAATCCCAAGTAATTGATCCATAATCCTGATTAgttgaaattatttttcttatcaattATTGTCactcttaccaaaaaaaaaaattaccagcATTTAGATTCTGAATTAGTTTCGCTCATACCAAGAAATAATTAACATGTGAAAGAGCACTCGCTAACCAAACCCATATATATACtaataaatatacaaatactTCTCCCGTTTTGTGTCTTGTAGGATACTTTCCATTTTCCCAGTGTCTCTTTCACGGTCAAAGGTTGTATACTTCTGAAGCATTATTCAAATACGTGTATAATTCTTCATTAACTTGCTTTGCTCCTACGGTCAAAAAAgatttcattcttttcttttcttttttttaagcaaGAACAGTCATACAGTTGCACACACACTCGCTCCCCTATACCAACTGATTCCACCTCTACAGTGGatattccctttttcttttactttttgttctttttgtaAGAAATAGTAGATAATCCTTTGCCCCTCCATATAGTTTATATATGTTGTCAGTAGAGAGAATCACTCGAATTAATACTGTGCCAGAAACGAATGTTTTAATGGAAAACAAATTAAGTTGGTCACACCTTAGAAATGACACCAAGCATTCCAAGCGAAACTTTGGCAGCATTCAGGAGTGGGTCTTGGTGATTCAGACTGATAACCTTGGCATATCCTTCCGATGCCGTTGCAGGAATAATTAGGCTTAGGCCAATAACATGATCATGAACGGCTCCACCAGCGCCCCACCACGAACTTCCATGAGCTCCGGTGCTAATTAGCCCGGCAACAGTCACCCCTTCCCAATACGGCGAAGCCACCAAACTCAGCCCTGCTGCTTCCACCTTATCAATAAGATCCCTAAGTGGTACTCCTGAATCAGCCGTGACAGTCATATTCGCCGCATCCATGTTTATATCTGAGCTATACTTTTCAGTACTAATCAGGGTTGCATTTTGATCAGCCAGTATGGAAGCAGTACCAGTGGGACATGCCAATTTTGGAATAGTATGTGAAAATTTGGTCACAACTTTCACCTTCTGCTTGTTCTTGTTTGCATTGGCTACTGCGAACCGGAGTTCTTCCTCCGTTGCCGGATAAACAACGCCGGAAACATAGCAATCTTTTCGGTCTCCCCATACCGCATAAGAATTGTGAAGGATGCAACCGGTTGAGTTGCACTGGACAGGGTTTGGTGGTGGTATGGCTTGAATGGTAGACATCAGAATTAGAAGGATGCCATTAAGGAGAAAGCAGCTGTGATTAGCCATGATGAGATGTGTCATTCTGAAGTGAAATCCAATTTTTGGAGGCTATATAAAGCAGGACAGTGCTTGAAAGCTAAGTTATTGGAGATAAAAGATTACTTGAATTGGATGGCAAGACAGGAATTGAGCAACTAGATGTAAAAAAACGTTGAAATTTGTACTTAGGTGTGGGGTAGTTTAAAGTAGGGAAGGCATGTGAATTGTCAATTGGTGGGCTAATGCTTGTTTGGGGTTTTATAGGTTTCGAGCGTTTTTTTTCTCCACAAGTAAGAAGTCCATGTCAAAAATTCAGTTGTTCTGCTGGTTGAATTCTTGGAAATAGCTCAAGATAGAAATCTTTGTTCCAAAAGCTATGTATCTTTTGGCATGGCCAATAGAGCCATTTATGGAGCAAGCAAGCATGTATAACATTGATACCTTAATTAgcaattattcaattttttTCGTGATAAACACGCAATCAT
Coding sequences within it:
- the LOC113703228 gene encoding L-gulonolactone oxidase 3, which translates into the protein MTHLIMANHSCFLLNGILLILMSTIQAIPPPNPVQCNSTGCILHNSYAVWGDRKDCYVSGVVYPATEEELRFAVANANKNKQKVKVVTKFSHTIPKLACPTGTASILADQNATLISTEKYSSDINMDAANMTVTADSGVPLRDLIDKVEAAGLSLVASPYWEGVTVAGLISTGAHGSSWWGAGGAVHDHVIGLSLIIPATASEGYAKVISLNHQDPLLNAAKVSLGMLGVISKVTFSLEPAFKRSITYNFTSDDHIEDQVFDHAKKHEFGDIQWYPSRHTVVYRYDDRVPLSTAGNGVNDFIGFQPNAILLSQSVRASEKSFENARNVNGKCTLASSFVAYKKLTANGLKNNLIFTGYPVVGRQGKMQTSGSCLNSSPARIDQACSWDPRIKGLFFYESTAIFPATKFIDFLRDVRKLRDLKPENFCGVDIYNGFLIRFIKASKAYLGQSEDSVVVDFNYYRADDPSTPRLNQDVWEEVEQMAFIKYGARPHWAKNRNVAFLDVQNKYPNFNRFVAAKEQLDPQNMFSSEWSDQILFGRQSNKADGCALEGQCICSQDRHCSPEKGYFCRSGLVYTEARVCRYSMSAVH